One Phocaeicola dorei genomic region harbors:
- a CDS encoding TonB-dependent receptor, giving the protein MKNIPLPDLYYLENPDLKQLFRIMRISIFLLFFCLFSLMAENSHSQNARVTINRSDAPLESILNEIESQTDYLFIYKEDVNVKMRKSIHVSSKPVAEVLSILLAESSVAYKMAGNHIILTRNAALAAQQQKLGIAGTVTDASGEVLIGVSVLIKGSGQGTVTDLDGNFSLAANMGDILQFSYTGYIPQEIKLKDNHSLSIVLKEDVKSLDEVVVVAYGTQTKRAVTGAMETLDFDKLSDVPVAQFTQKMQGQIAGVQVNQGTGVPGQGMNVRIRGAASLSTGSNPLYVVDGFPIVGDINDINPNEIESMTILKDAAATSLYGSRAAFGVVLIQTKGAKAGKTNISFNAYMGVQNVPQKGRPEMMNGTEWAQFKKESYEDLGQSVPTAFQNPSQYGKGHDWYAAMLRSAMIQDYNVSVSTGKDKFTSSFVLGYFNQDGVLLNSDYQRISARANSTYRISDNLKLAFNLAPTYSFENRPSSDGAFFSGGGLLANATLTPPILDYRNEDGTYPVVVTTPGVTAFETPNWVRSIQDIVNKREAKRLLANASLQYEPLKGLVLKTSLNGDIGSNYQHNFQPSTAGRAFAAAPSAIAANLYEANNRYWSWLSETTANYSKEIGNHTFELLLGYTTQRFRSDYSAISGSNFSDDRIQTIDAALVKNNPTMDVQEWSMISYLSRVNYSYKGKYLIGASIRRDGSSRFGSNNKWGNFPSVSLGWIVSDEAFMGKLKSVSLLKVRGSYGMIGNNNIGNYTHYNTVSGNTNAVFGSTVASGSAVTNLGNDDLGWEKTRQLDFGVDLGFFNNRITFTYDYYNKITSNMLYSLPVPEESGFSTLIGNVGKLKFWGHEFSINSHNIVGTFNWSTNFNISFSDNRVLALSDLSNQLVAYSGIVSTISRVGGRIGQFYGMVQDGIYVNQSDYDQSPKAVDSQVGTIKFHDVNDDKQITYGDDESGDKAEIGNPLPKFTFGLTNNFEYKNFDLTIVATGTYGNKIAAAVEQGMANLDGPFNVMKEVKDRWRSPDNPGAGLYGKTTSGTSRERDIFHSRFVYDGSNLTIKNITLGYTLPANLIKFVSRLRVYASVQQAFVFSKYKYGNPEVGVDFNGNSPGALLQGIDYSTYPVPRTFTFGLNINF; this is encoded by the coding sequence ATGAAAAACATTCCTTTGCCGGATCTTTATTATCTTGAAAATCCGGATTTAAAACAATTATTTAGAATTATGCGAATATCAATATTCTTATTGTTCTTCTGCCTGTTCAGCCTGATGGCCGAAAATAGTCACTCACAGAATGCGAGGGTAACTATCAATAGAAGCGATGCCCCGTTGGAATCTATATTGAATGAGATAGAGTCTCAAACGGACTATCTTTTTATATATAAGGAAGATGTGAACGTAAAGATGCGTAAAAGCATTCATGTAAGCAGCAAGCCGGTAGCGGAAGTCTTATCGATTTTACTTGCAGAGTCATCTGTTGCATACAAGATGGCGGGAAATCATATTATTCTTACCCGGAATGCTGCATTGGCGGCACAGCAGCAAAAATTGGGAATAGCTGGTACTGTAACTGATGCATCCGGAGAAGTTTTAATAGGTGTTTCGGTATTGATAAAAGGATCGGGTCAAGGTACCGTAACAGATCTTGATGGTAATTTCTCTTTGGCAGCGAATATGGGTGATATACTTCAATTCAGCTATACAGGATATATTCCGCAAGAAATCAAACTGAAAGACAATCATTCATTGAGCATTGTCTTGAAAGAAGATGTGAAGTCGCTGGATGAAGTAGTAGTGGTAGCTTATGGCACCCAGACCAAACGAGCTGTTACTGGTGCTATGGAAACATTGGATTTTGATAAACTTTCTGATGTTCCTGTAGCGCAGTTTACCCAAAAGATGCAAGGACAAATTGCAGGTGTACAAGTGAATCAGGGAACGGGAGTACCAGGACAAGGAATGAACGTCCGTATTCGTGGAGCTGCATCACTTTCTACAGGATCAAATCCTCTTTATGTAGTGGATGGATTTCCTATTGTGGGTGATATCAATGATATTAATCCGAATGAGATAGAGTCAATGACTATACTTAAAGATGCAGCTGCAACTTCTTTGTATGGTTCCCGTGCAGCTTTTGGTGTAGTACTTATTCAAACTAAAGGTGCGAAAGCTGGAAAGACGAATATTAGCTTCAATGCATATATGGGAGTTCAGAATGTGCCTCAAAAAGGCAGACCTGAAATGATGAATGGAACAGAGTGGGCGCAATTCAAGAAAGAGAGCTATGAAGACTTGGGGCAAAGTGTTCCTACCGCTTTTCAGAATCCTTCACAATATGGTAAAGGACATGACTGGTATGCTGCTATGCTGCGTAGTGCCATGATACAAGATTATAATGTATCTGTTAGTACAGGGAAAGATAAATTTACAAGCTCTTTTGTACTGGGGTATTTCAATCAGGATGGTGTTTTGTTGAACTCCGATTACCAACGTATTTCAGCAAGGGCTAACTCTACTTACCGGATTTCCGACAATTTGAAGCTAGCTTTCAATCTGGCTCCGACTTATAGTTTTGAAAACCGACCGTCATCAGATGGAGCATTCTTTAGTGGGGGAGGTTTACTTGCTAACGCTACATTGACTCCTCCTATTCTTGACTATCGAAACGAAGATGGAACCTATCCCGTAGTAGTGACAACACCCGGTGTCACTGCCTTTGAGACCCCGAATTGGGTGCGTTCCATACAAGATATCGTCAACAAGCGGGAAGCGAAAAGATTGCTTGCAAATGCGAGTCTGCAATATGAACCACTTAAAGGTCTTGTCTTGAAGACGAGTCTGAATGGAGATATAGGTTCTAATTATCAGCACAATTTCCAACCTTCTACTGCCGGACGGGCATTTGCAGCTGCACCAAGTGCCATTGCAGCTAATCTTTACGAAGCGAATAACCGATATTGGTCTTGGTTGTCCGAAACCACTGCTAATTATTCAAAAGAAATAGGTAATCATACGTTTGAACTGTTGCTTGGATATACTACACAAAGATTTCGTAGTGACTATAGTGCCATAAGTGGTTCGAACTTTTCGGACGATAGAATACAGACTATTGATGCGGCATTGGTGAAGAACAATCCGACTATGGATGTTCAAGAGTGGAGTATGATTTCATATTTAAGTCGTGTCAATTACAGTTATAAAGGTAAATATCTGATTGGAGCAAGTATTCGTAGGGATGGTTCATCCCGTTTCGGAAGTAATAATAAGTGGGGTAACTTTCCATCGGTATCTTTAGGATGGATTGTGAGTGATGAGGCTTTTATGGGCAAACTTAAGAGTGTGTCTTTGCTGAAAGTACGTGGAAGTTATGGTATGATAGGGAATAACAATATAGGAAATTATACTCATTACAATACGGTAAGTGGTAACACGAATGCTGTGTTTGGTAGTACTGTCGCAAGCGGAAGTGCTGTTACGAATCTTGGAAACGATGATCTGGGATGGGAAAAAACTCGCCAATTGGACTTTGGAGTCGATCTTGGTTTCTTCAATAATCGTATTACTTTTACATATGACTACTATAACAAGATAACATCCAATATGCTTTATTCACTACCTGTACCCGAAGAATCAGGCTTCTCTACACTGATAGGGAATGTTGGTAAACTTAAATTCTGGGGACATGAGTTTAGTATTAATTCCCATAATATTGTAGGAACATTTAATTGGAGCACGAATTTCAATATTTCTTTCAGTGATAACCGTGTGCTGGCATTAAGTGATTTGAGTAATCAGTTGGTGGCTTATTCGGGCATTGTAAGTACGATTTCACGTGTAGGAGGGCGTATCGGGCAATTCTATGGAATGGTTCAGGATGGAATTTATGTAAACCAGTCAGATTATGACCAGTCGCCTAAAGCTGTGGATTCCCAAGTAGGTACTATCAAATTCCACGATGTTAATGACGATAAACAAATTACTTATGGCGATGATGAAAGTGGTGATAAGGCGGAAATCGGTAATCCTCTTCCTAAATTCACATTTGGTTTAACGAACAATTTTGAATACAAAAATTTTGATCTGACTATAGTTGCCACAGGCACTTACGGAAATAAGATTGCCGCTGCTGTAGAGCAAGGTATGGCCAACCTTGACGGCCCTTTTAATGTAATGAAAGAGGTGAAGGACCGGTGGCGCTCCCCTGACAATCCCGGTGCCGGACTTTATGGTAAGACTACTAGTGGGACTTCACGTGAAAGGGATATCTTTCATTCCCGTTTTGTATACGATGGAAGTAACCTGACCATTAAGAACATTACATTAGGATATACCTTGCCAGCTAATCTCATTAAGTTTGTCAGCAGACTGCGTGTGTACGCCAGTGTCCAGCAGGCATTTGTATTCAGCAAGTACAAATATGGAAATCCCGAAGTGGGTGTGGACTTTAATGGCAACTCACCGGGAGCATTATTGCAAGGTATAGATTATTCTACATATCCCGTACCAAGGACATTCACTTTTGGCTTGAATATAAACTTTTAA
- a CDS encoding FecR family protein produces the protein MDKDLLYRFFEGHASLEDMKVVKEWAGASEENAGLLRRERKLFNAMILAGHSRRTDIQRMRNRRNYFIREFLKIASVIVITVSVTAVLFSIGKDNGGMYLAMQTITVPAGQRVNLDLPDGSNVWLNAGTTMQYPVSFMTDKREVILDGEAYFEVAHNEKSPFVVHTSTLDVEVLGTKFNVEAYSARKIFETSLMEGRVKVKLPHDEKNSVILAPNQKTTLIDGRLVVSKIDDYNVYRWKEGLYCFRNKPFADIIKDLEKYYDLKIQMDKKEIAKVALTGKFRISDGLDYALRVLQNDVAFIYQRNRDNDVIHIK, from the coding sequence ATGGATAAGGATTTGTTATACCGTTTTTTTGAAGGTCATGCTTCTTTGGAAGATATGAAAGTGGTTAAAGAATGGGCCGGTGCTTCTGAGGAGAATGCCGGGCTGTTGCGTAGGGAACGCAAACTGTTTAATGCTATGATTCTTGCAGGTCATTCCCGACGGACTGATATACAGAGAATGAGGAACAGGAGGAACTATTTTATCAGGGAATTCCTGAAAATAGCTTCTGTAATAGTGATAACGGTGAGTGTGACGGCTGTATTATTTTCAATAGGTAAAGATAATGGAGGTATGTATTTAGCGATGCAGACCATTACCGTACCGGCCGGCCAGCGTGTTAACCTCGATTTGCCCGATGGGTCAAACGTTTGGCTGAATGCCGGAACTACAATGCAATATCCTGTTTCTTTTATGACAGACAAACGGGAGGTGATATTAGATGGAGAGGCTTACTTTGAGGTGGCTCATAATGAAAAGAGTCCGTTTGTGGTACATACAAGTACATTGGATGTAGAAGTATTGGGAACAAAATTCAATGTGGAAGCTTATTCAGCACGAAAAATATTCGAAACGTCTTTGATGGAAGGCAGAGTAAAGGTAAAATTACCTCACGATGAAAAGAATTCCGTCATCTTGGCACCCAATCAGAAAACGACTTTGATAGACGGCCGATTGGTGGTGAGTAAAATTGATGATTATAATGTATATCGTTGGAAAGAGGGGTTATATTGTTTCAGAAATAAACCTTTTGCTGATATTATAAAAGACTTGGAGAAATATTATGATTTGAAAATACAGATGGATAAAAAGGAAATAGCAAAGGTTGCATTAACTGGGAAATTTAGGATTTCTGATGGATTGGACTATGCGCTGCGTGTCCTGCAAAACGATGTAGCCTTTATTTATCAAAGAAATCGGGATAATGACGTCATTCATATAAAGTAA
- a CDS encoding RNA polymerase sigma-70 factor, whose translation MSIDLNAFNKFFIDYQQRFVHFACTYVHDEAVAEDFVVESMMYYWENKDRLSADTNIPAYVLTTIKHKCIDYLRHQQVYQDASDEIARIYAWELSGRIMTLEDFEPYEVFTKEIQEIVDRTLDALPEQTRKIFVMSRNENKSHKEIAELLDITTKGVEFHISKATRTLRLALKDYLPVSLLFFYLH comes from the coding sequence ATGAGCATTGATTTGAATGCATTTAATAAATTCTTTATAGACTACCAGCAACGTTTTGTCCACTTTGCCTGTACCTATGTGCATGATGAAGCTGTTGCCGAAGATTTTGTTGTGGAATCAATGATGTACTATTGGGAGAACAAAGATCGTTTGTCTGCTGATACTAATATTCCGGCTTATGTCTTGACCACGATAAAGCATAAGTGTATTGACTATTTGCGCCATCAACAAGTCTATCAGGATGCTTCTGACGAAATAGCCCGAATCTATGCATGGGAATTGTCGGGCAGAATCATGACTTTGGAAGATTTCGAGCCCTATGAGGTTTTTACAAAGGAAATACAGGAGATTGTTGATAGGACACTGGATGCTTTGCCCGAACAGACTCGGAAAATCTTTGTGATGAGCCGTAATGAAAATAAATCCCATAAAGAAATAGCAGAACTATTGGATATTACAACCAAGGGAGTGGAATTTCATATATCGAAAGCTACCAGGACGTTACGTCTTGCATTGAAGGATTATCTGCCGGTATCCTTACTTTTTTTCTATTTGCATTAA
- a CDS encoding helix-turn-helix domain-containing protein, whose translation MNNPELQRAWQIIENTGTHLFLTGKAGTGKTTFLRNLKKESPKRTVIVAPTGIAAINAGGVTIHSFFQLPFAPFIPDTTFNTEQKHFRFSKEKINIIRSMDLLIIDEISMVRADLLDAIDSVLRRYRDRYKPFGGVQLLMIGDLQQLAPVVKETEWNMLNHYYDTSYFFGSLALKKTTYATIELKQVYRQNDPYFLSLLNKVRENKADEQTLAELNQRYIPNFHPAKEKGYIQLTTHNYQAQQINDHELSLIKEPVFSYKAEVAGIFPEYSYPTDETLMLKKGAQIMFVKNDPSPEKRYYNGMIGEITSIDEDGFTVHTKEKNEKIIVQPEEWTNSKYVLNEETKEITEEQEGVFKQYPVKLAWGITIHKSQGLTFEHAIIDARSAFAHGQAYVALSRCKTLEGMVLSSPLSVNAIISDTIIDDYNQYIETHTPNEELLCAMQQTYFLNLVSELFDFSPIARSFNEQARLIDEHFYKLFPQLLAEYKKQIQIFTTEIVDVSYRFHKQYERLVTQSTDYNTNNNLQIRIIKGAAYFEQKLRPFHKLAEATNLPTDNKELRKKTNNTLEEFLNTLTQKLSLLQYVEDNGFHASDYLRKKAYILLSGTDNENSSGTTAHDRKERTPRERASRERKRIEVPNDILHPELYRKITEWRGTKAKETGMPAYVIIQQKALLGMVNLLPNDAESLEAVPYFGHKGVENYGLELLEIIRNYMKEQNLQRPEIRTVFVPRENKKNKEDTKKVSFRLFKEGMKVKEIAEFRELTTGTISNHLLHYVQTGDIKLQELVDQEKINYITAHLQKLPSLPQGVKEIKEKLGEYASYDEIRFVFEVYKKHIPA comes from the coding sequence ATGAATAACCCAGAACTACAGCGTGCCTGGCAAATAATAGAGAATACTGGCACCCATCTCTTCCTCACCGGAAAAGCAGGAACCGGAAAAACAACCTTCCTACGCAATCTGAAGAAAGAATCTCCCAAACGCACAGTCATAGTCGCCCCCACCGGAATAGCTGCCATCAATGCGGGAGGCGTTACCATCCACTCCTTTTTCCAACTGCCATTTGCACCTTTCATCCCCGATACCACGTTCAATACCGAACAAAAACATTTCCGGTTCAGCAAAGAAAAAATTAACATCATCCGAAGCATGGATCTGCTGATTATTGATGAAATAAGTATGGTAAGAGCAGATCTGCTAGATGCCATCGACTCTGTACTCCGCCGGTACCGGGACCGGTATAAACCTTTTGGAGGCGTACAACTGCTAATGATAGGCGACCTGCAACAACTTGCCCCCGTAGTGAAAGAAACGGAATGGAATATGCTGAACCACTATTATGATACCTCCTATTTCTTTGGAAGCCTCGCCTTAAAAAAAACCACCTACGCCACCATCGAGCTAAAACAAGTCTACCGCCAAAATGATCCCTATTTCCTTTCCCTACTGAACAAAGTCCGGGAGAATAAAGCCGACGAACAGACACTCGCAGAATTGAACCAAAGATATATTCCCAATTTCCATCCTGCCAAAGAAAAAGGATATATCCAACTCACCACTCACAATTACCAAGCACAACAGATTAATGATCACGAGCTTTCACTCATCAAAGAACCGGTTTTCAGTTACAAGGCAGAAGTCGCCGGAATTTTTCCTGAATATTCTTATCCTACAGATGAAACATTGATGCTGAAAAAAGGAGCGCAAATCATGTTCGTTAAAAATGACCCCTCACCGGAAAAACGTTATTATAATGGTATGATTGGCGAAATCACCTCTATAGATGAGGATGGATTTACCGTCCACACCAAAGAAAAGAATGAAAAAATCATTGTCCAACCCGAGGAATGGACAAACAGCAAATATGTGCTAAATGAAGAAACAAAAGAAATAACCGAAGAACAAGAAGGAGTCTTCAAGCAATACCCTGTAAAACTGGCATGGGGCATCACTATTCATAAAAGCCAAGGACTGACTTTTGAACACGCCATTATTGACGCTCGCTCCGCTTTCGCCCACGGACAGGCATACGTTGCCTTGAGCCGATGCAAAACATTGGAAGGGATGGTTCTCAGTTCCCCACTTTCCGTCAACGCCATTATCAGCGATACAATAATCGATGATTATAATCAGTATATAGAAACACATACCCCCAATGAAGAATTGCTCTGTGCCATGCAACAAACTTATTTTCTCAATCTCGTTAGCGAACTATTCGATTTCTCACCGATAGCCCGTTCATTCAATGAGCAAGCCCGACTGATTGACGAACATTTCTACAAACTCTTCCCTCAGTTACTGGCAGAATATAAAAAGCAGATACAAATATTCACTACTGAAATAGTGGATGTATCCTATCGTTTCCACAAACAATATGAACGTCTGGTAACACAATCTACTGATTATAATACGAATAACAACCTGCAAATACGCATCATAAAAGGAGCCGCCTATTTTGAACAAAAACTACGCCCTTTCCATAAACTGGCTGAAGCGACTAATCTTCCCACGGACAATAAAGAACTAAGAAAGAAAACGAACAACACCTTGGAAGAGTTCTTAAACACTTTGACACAGAAACTTTCCTTGCTACAATATGTAGAAGATAATGGTTTTCACGCCAGCGACTATCTACGTAAAAAAGCATATATCCTTTTAAGCGGAACCGATAATGAAAACTCCTCAGGTACAACGGCACACGACAGAAAAGAGCGCACCCCCAGAGAACGCGCATCCAGGGAACGGAAGAGAATTGAAGTTCCCAACGACATACTCCACCCAGAACTTTATCGGAAAATCACCGAATGGCGTGGAACTAAAGCAAAAGAAACCGGTATGCCGGCCTATGTCATTATCCAGCAAAAAGCTCTGTTGGGAATGGTCAATCTATTGCCTAATGATGCAGAATCATTGGAAGCTGTCCCTTATTTCGGACATAAGGGGGTAGAGAATTATGGTTTGGAACTTCTGGAAATTATCCGGAATTATATGAAAGAACAAAATCTGCAACGCCCTGAAATAAGAACCGTATTTGTCCCCCGGGAAAATAAAAAAAATAAAGAAGACACCAAAAAGGTCAGTTTCAGATTATTTAAAGAAGGGATGAAGGTAAAGGAAATCGCTGAATTCCGGGAATTGACTACCGGTACCATCAGCAACCACCTTTTACACTATGTCCAGACTGGAGATATCAAACTACAAGAATTAGTCGACCAAGAAAAAATAAATTATATTACAGCTCATCTCCAGAAACTCCCCTCTCTGCCACAAGGAGTGAAGGAAATAAAAGAAAAGTTAGGCGAATATGCTTCTTACGATGAAATACGTTTTGTCTTTGAAGTATATAAAAAACATATACCGGCATAA
- a CDS encoding SusC/RagA family TonB-linked outer membrane protein, with the protein MQFYQKTRENCVKTHVILKKASFYACLTLFAGMAFPMPLWASLSTAIVQQHVKQITGIVKDANGDPVIGANVVQVGSTNGTITDVDGKFTLNVSVGAKLKVSYIGYNDQQITVSNSNSYTIILKEDTESLDEVVVVGYGTQKKVNLTGSVATISSDKLVNRTSANVTNMLAGQMPGVTIIQNTGQPGADAGVLRVRGLGTMGDASAMVVVDGVESTMSSVDPNDIENISILKDAAASAIYGVRAANGVILITTKKGTKGRAIVSYDGYAGWQSASRMPNFLDSYNYAVLMNEAYTNDGLKGPYDETALQKFKDGSDPDFYPNSDWLGTLLSENGLFNNHHLSIKGGGDKVTYSLAFNYHDKDGLIVNTNYNKFNVRANIDAQINSRLKLTTNMAVYRSNMTAPAAGISNLMHYAFRETPVTPIQLSNGNYALFKNEHNSVAYAREGGTYKETNSNFQGNVGMELDIIDGLKLRGIAASTFNLTDNPTHVNTMTFYQAGSDTPVKKTTNSITEYDIKSMELNLQAYLDYNKTFGKHTVGALLGYSQIYKQTRYLQAYRKNLPNSNSLDQINAGEVTGQTTYGTEIEYALRSVFGRVNYSYDNRYLLEANLRYDGTSRFPKNNRFGAFPSFSIGWRISEEEFFKVDWVDNLKLRASWGLLGNQETVNSDNSSNYYPYQNTYLFGYDYSFGNTLTPGISISSPMANQDITWEKTDQWNVGVDAAFWSNKLTLGADWFRKETRDILLQLPVPNMMGVSAPMQNAGVVRNTGIELQLGHNNRINDWSYSIGANFSYVTTKIIDLKGGDTPGQSVGDPLWAYYGYVCDGIFQNEEEIKNHPTQSMGTPVPGDLKYRDLNGDKVVDSKDRQVLGSYFPKINFGLNLSVQYKDFDLSALLQGAADVKSAPVAEIRYAFYNGGKVTEQHLDRWTPENPNATYPRLSMSDSKNRVTSSFWMQDASYAKLRNLQVGYSLPKQLISKYGISRLRVYCSIDNLFMISGFDGVDPEAISGNYYPLTRNYSFGLNVTF; encoded by the coding sequence ATGCAATTCTACCAAAAAACAAGGGAAAATTGTGTAAAGACACATGTAATTCTGAAAAAAGCCTCTTTTTACGCATGTCTTACACTATTTGCCGGAATGGCTTTCCCAATGCCTTTGTGGGCTTCGCTGTCAACTGCCATCGTACAACAGCATGTTAAACAAATTACGGGTATCGTAAAAGATGCAAACGGAGATCCTGTAATCGGTGCCAATGTAGTACAAGTGGGAAGCACCAACGGTACCATTACAGATGTGGATGGCAAATTCACGTTGAATGTATCCGTAGGGGCTAAACTGAAAGTTTCGTATATCGGTTACAACGACCAACAAATTACCGTAAGTAACAGCAACAGTTACACCATTATCTTGAAAGAAGATACTGAATCTTTAGATGAAGTGGTAGTAGTGGGATACGGTACTCAAAAAAAAGTAAACCTGACAGGTTCTGTGGCAACCATCTCATCCGATAAACTAGTCAACCGCACTAGTGCCAATGTCACCAACATGCTGGCAGGACAAATGCCGGGTGTCACCATTATCCAAAATACCGGTCAGCCAGGAGCTGATGCCGGAGTACTGCGTGTACGTGGTCTAGGAACCATGGGAGATGCCAGTGCCATGGTTGTGGTGGATGGAGTAGAGTCTACCATGAGTAGCGTGGACCCCAACGATATTGAAAACATCTCTATATTAAAAGATGCAGCCGCCTCAGCCATTTATGGTGTACGTGCTGCCAATGGTGTTATTCTTATCACAACCAAAAAGGGAACCAAAGGACGTGCCATTGTATCTTACGATGGATATGCAGGCTGGCAAAGTGCCTCACGTATGCCCAATTTTTTGGATTCTTACAATTATGCAGTGCTGATGAATGAAGCTTACACCAATGACGGTTTGAAAGGTCCGTATGACGAAACAGCCTTGCAAAAGTTCAAAGACGGAAGTGATCCCGACTTTTATCCCAATTCCGACTGGCTGGGTACACTACTAAGTGAAAACGGCCTGTTCAACAACCATCATTTGAGTATCAAAGGCGGTGGAGACAAAGTAACTTACTCGCTGGCATTCAACTATCACGATAAAGACGGATTGATAGTCAATACCAACTACAACAAGTTCAATGTACGCGCCAACATTGACGCTCAGATAAACAGTCGTCTGAAATTGACTACAAATATGGCAGTATACCGCAGTAATATGACTGCTCCAGCAGCAGGTATCAGTAACCTGATGCACTATGCTTTCCGTGAAACTCCGGTTACTCCCATCCAACTGAGCAACGGCAACTATGCTTTGTTCAAAAACGAGCACAACTCCGTAGCCTATGCACGTGAAGGAGGAACCTACAAAGAAACAAACAGCAATTTCCAAGGTAACGTAGGAATGGAACTAGACATTATAGACGGACTGAAACTGAGAGGGATTGCCGCTTCGACTTTCAACCTGACCGACAATCCCACCCACGTCAATACCATGACATTCTATCAAGCAGGTTCAGACACTCCGGTAAAGAAAACCACCAACTCCATCACAGAGTATGATATCAAAAGTATGGAACTAAACCTGCAAGCTTATCTGGACTATAACAAAACCTTCGGTAAACACACTGTAGGAGCTTTACTGGGTTATTCACAAATTTATAAACAGACACGCTACCTGCAAGCTTACCGTAAGAACCTGCCCAACTCCAATTCGCTGGACCAGATCAACGCCGGCGAAGTGACGGGACAGACAACATACGGTACAGAAATAGAATACGCTCTTCGCTCAGTTTTCGGACGCGTGAATTATTCATACGATAACCGTTATCTACTGGAAGCCAACCTGCGTTATGACGGTACTTCACGCTTCCCTAAGAACAACCGCTTCGGCGCATTTCCCTCTTTCTCCATCGGATGGAGAATCTCAGAAGAAGAGTTCTTCAAAGTTGATTGGGTGGATAATTTGAAACTACGTGCATCATGGGGATTGCTGGGTAATCAGGAAACCGTAAACTCAGACAACAGTTCCAACTATTATCCGTATCAGAACACCTATCTATTCGGTTATGACTACAGTTTCGGAAACACTTTGACTCCAGGTATCTCCATTTCCAGCCCGATGGCCAACCAAGACATTACGTGGGAAAAAACAGACCAATGGAACGTAGGTGTGGACGCCGCTTTTTGGAGCAATAAACTGACCTTGGGCGCAGACTGGTTCCGCAAGGAAACACGGGACATATTACTGCAACTTCCCGTTCCCAACATGATGGGAGTCAGTGCTCCGATGCAAAACGCCGGCGTAGTGCGCAATACTGGTATCGAACTGCAACTAGGACATAACAACCGTATCAATGATTGGAGCTATTCTATCGGAGCCAATTTCAGTTATGTAACTACCAAAATTATAGATTTGAAAGGCGGTGACACACCAGGACAATCTGTAGGCGATCCACTGTGGGCATATTACGGCTACGTATGCGACGGCATCTTCCAAAACGAAGAAGAGATCAAGAATCATCCTACACAGAGCATGGGTACTCCGGTTCCGGGTGACTTAAAATACCGCGACCTGAACGGGGACAAAGTGGTAGACAGCAAAGACCGGCAAGTATTGGGTTCCTACTTTCCGAAAATCAACTTCGGTCTGAATCTTTCAGTTCAATATAAAGATTTCGACCTAAGTGCACTGCTGCAAGGTGCGGCTGATGTAAAGAGCGCTCCTGTAGCCGAAATCAGATACGCCTTCTACAATGGCGGTAAAGTAACGGAACAGCATCTGGACCGTTGGACTCCGGAAAACCCGAATGCCACTTATCCCCGATTGTCCATGAGTGACTCCAAAAACCGCGTGACTTCCAGTTTCTGGATGCAGGATGCCTCTTATGCCAAGCTGAGAAACCTGCAAGTAGGTTACAGCCTGCCCAAACAGCTGATATCCAAATACGGAATCAGCCGTCTGAGAGTGTATTGCAGTATCGACAATCTCTTTATGATTTCCGGCTTCGACGGTGTAGACCCCGAAGCCATCAGCGGCAACTATTATCCATTGACCCGAAATTATTCATTCGGTCTGAATGTAACATTCTAA